tatgtgccccacctattgccacttcagcttcgcgaatcgttgagctatgttggtgactttttttctgcagatctcctcatatctgattcaatcacgcagagatactcctggCATTGCTTGTTCCGTCGCCCACTGTGACTagagtcttcttatgaggcccatagttaatgACCAAGTTTccgaaccataggtcatcactagtAATATTCACTGTGCTATGACATCAATAGCAGCTTaaagtcaatagtcaatattcatttatttcaattaggcttagtttacaagcactttcgaacgtcaggtaataatatgatgagataattttaacaataggtatataagtagccaaTCATGTTATACATTTCCAAGTTTatttgaaactagcggacgcccgcgacttcgtccgcgtgaaattcagtttttccacaaatcccgcgggaaccatggatttttcggggatgaaaagtagcctatgtgttaatccagagtaaaatctatttccattccaaaattcagcaaaatcgcttcagtagccgcagcgtaaaagaggaacaaacatacttacacacaaactttcgcctttataatattagtgtgacagtgtgatattagtgtgatagtgtgataaatTTGATGTAATTTTTGCACAGTGTACCTGCTGATATCGAAGCACAAGGCTTTGGAGGCGGACATGCAGGCGCACGAGCCGCAGCTCATGCGTGTAGCTGCCGTTGGCGACGAGCTCATCTCGCAGGGACACTTCGGCGCCGACAGGATCCAGGTACCGACTATATTGCCGATACTGTTTTGATACCTCAGCTTAAGTCTGGCTCCAAATATTGACGGGTTGTTATCCCCCAGGACCGTCTCCGCGACATCCTGTCCCAATGGAACCACCTGCTGGACGTGGTCTCCCTGCGCAAGAACCGCCTGGACGCCGCCGTGCGCTACCACCAACTGTTCGCCGATGCTGATGACATCGACAACTGGATGCTGGACACGCTCAGGTTGGTTTCATAGCATAAAAGAAACTCATCGAtggttttagggttccataaACAAGGGGACCCTTTTAATAAGACTCCTCTGTCGGTCCGTTTGGTGAGGGAAAAagatagtgaggaaacctgaaaattttcttaattctctatgtgtgtgaagtttgccaatccacattgagccagcgtgatgGAGCCTAACTcgtctcattcagagaggagacacGTGTTGAACATATAAATTAGATATGGAGATGTTTTACACCCAAATTctccaacaaaattgtctgccgttttttgagggggacaaggtaaactcacaaaaatattcaacaccaataaatatattctgtgtccttacactaaatacacacacatgtaatttttacacagtctAACAATTAGAATGCTTAGActcgttacacagaatattcgattacttaatcgatgttttgctgttcgctCAGAAGAATCGATTGGTTTTagtattacaaatttgatataattaagttagaaatattttcttgtgaaatgtaacttaattttttagtaaactagaagttgttgatcACGTTTTATGCCATGCAACTACACAAAACAacattttagggagctctttacacgacgaaaacgattacaacaatgaaacattgattgTATAGGAACagtttgccagaggggtaaatATATAgggtctagcaaggcaggtacCTGTAAAATTGGTCTGAGTGCTCAACATGGGtagttaatggtgataatttacTCGCAGACTGGTGTCGTCCGAAGACACGGGCGTGGATGAGGCTCAAGTGCAAAGCTTGCTGAAGAAACACAAAGACGTCACCGACGAACTGAAGCACTATGCCAACGTCATCCAGCAGTTGAAGCAACAGGTAAATATAGTACTTTTGGGTACACTTGATTTAAGTCAAAATTCTAACGTaacaataattgaaaattagTGGGAAAGTTATAGTAATatgcatttttttcattacttatGTATTAAGAAATCCtaatttcattcattttgtatatttcatttttgtatgctctgtattgttttattttgttgtatttatattttatatttatatttattttgttgtgttttgatgtaaagcaaaaaataatagaagCCGTTATAATAGCccaggttcgaacccggtccggggcatgcatctcccaacttatcagttatgtgcattttaagtgaaggaaaatcattgtgaggaaacctgcatacctgagagttatcttaattctctgcgtatgtgaagtctgccgaacCGAAATGGGCCAGCGTGACGGTCTAAGTAGGCGTTAGACCTTCACTCTGGCTCAATGCGGGTCACCCCTCTCATTAAGAGCAACTCCTCTCGTgcgcaacagtgagccgaatatgggttgtgttGATGATGTAATTTTCCTCAGTCAAAAATTCAATGGTTCAATCGGAATAAGACTGCCCTACTTCTATAtattatctgtttttttttataataaattgaatcCTTTCTTTTAACCAGGCAAGCGAACTAAGTCCCGAAGACGCGAACAGCGGCGAAGTCCGCGAAAGACTGGCGGCCATCGACGCGCGTCACGGCGAGCTGGCCGAGCTGGCGCGACTGCGCAAGCAGCGGCTGCTCGACGCGCTCTCGCTGTTCAAGCTGCTGGCCGAGGCTGATGCTGCGGACCAGTGGATCGCGGAGAAGGACCGCATGCTCGACACCATGCTGCCGCCTAAGGACATTGACGATGTGGAGATTATGAAGCACAGGTAAGTCCACAACAGATCAGATCTCTGTGTGGAACGAAgtggagcgaggcagcggagccgagaaacggagaaatattaaccaataggattgtaCAAAATCTCCACTCCTGTTAAGTGGACAGGGGCTTGTGAGTTAgcttaaaaattcatataaaaccagTAAGCGTACGGGAGAAACGGagcggggttaaataaattaaatctaacatttatttattaaacatagtctgcaactccgctccgcaacCTCGCTCCGCTCTGGTGGACAGGCAACCTTGAGATattgagatattttatttacttagcatcCATGCACTTACAAACTAAAACATAAGCTTAGCATGCATGATACATGAGGCcctgtcagggcattgctaaaaataataatgtcataTGCAATAAGagataaatatattacatttcattagacaaaattaaaataagataaaaatgaagtagaaacttgagcggaacatttatagaattaaattagaatgttcaagattttaaatattataaatgtcagatatagtaatgtcataatagtAGATTAGTTAAcgctaattaaattaaataaatcccaTTTATCCCATTATTTTGACAATTGTAATTAAATggatatatttaattacaattgtcAAAATAATGGGATAAATGAGCAATGTCCaagttctaaaataaaaataccttacGCTAAtattacacataaatataaCGAGTTTATACCGAAAAATAGTATATTGATTCGGCGTATATTTTGTAGATACGACGGTTTCGACAAGGAGATGAACGCGAACGCGTCGCGCGTGGCCGTCGTGAACCAGCTGGCGCGGCAGCTGATCCACGTGGAGCACCCGCAGGCGCCCGCCATACAGGAGCGGCAGGCCGAGCTCAACAACGCGTGGAGCACGCTCAGAGAGAAGGTATACCTTGCTCAGCTCGACTTACAAGCAGTGGCGcagcttgccttggaggggccccgtatcaaagTTAGTTAGGGGGCACAAtaacgagcggcaaatcccgaaaatctctgtagcagtttttttatgttatgtttttttttctacgggAAGCACCAAATTAAGTAAGATTGTGGgatacattttactaatttttgcttcaCACTTAAGGGCCCCGTATAATTGATACGGCTGTCATGGCGGTAGATACGACCCTGCTTACAAGCTAGTTCAGGGTTACGTCATCATCTGTCTAGTTACCATCAGTCTATCATCTTGGATTATTTTACGATTTGTAAAACAAACTTGTTGAATAGTAGAAATGTTCTCGCCCTCGGAGCGAGCCCGGCAATACGCAGAGTATGCTTCGGGAAAATATATACTTTGCCAAAATTAGAGTTAGTAGAGAGGGATTTTAAGCTATCTACGATTCCGTCATAGTGAAATATTACTTTATCTCTATAGATAAAGTAAAATGGACTGtggaaagaaaataaagaaagtcTATACTATCGTCATTAATGCTTGAGTAGATGAAATAATGTGTTTCATGTAACAGGCGGAGGGTAAGAAAGACGAGCTGAAGTCCGCGCAAGGCGTGCAGACGTTCTACATCGAGTGCCGCGAGACTGTGTCGTGGATCGAGGACAAGAAGCGCATCCTGCAACAGACTGACAACCTCGAGATGGATCTCAACGGTGAGTGccaaatataataagaaaatacaattattttgctTAATAGGTAGATATACATATcagaaagccgtgatagcccagtggatatgacctctgcctccgattccggagggcgtgggttcgaatccggtccagggcatgcatctccaacttttctgttgtgtgcatttaaaaaaaaaatatcacgtgtttcaaacggtgaaggattttcttaattctctgcgtgtgtgaagtctgccaatccgcattgggccagactTCACATTCTGATTTTCATTCatgccctctcattctgagaggagattcgagctcagaagtgagccgaatatgggtagataacgatgtatcagataaataaatattctaattcAACAATATCTATGAGCTATGAGATTGTCCATAGATATTGGTAAAGATGTAAAATATCCAACCTgagtttgaaatatatttctattcaTTTTGGTCTATAATGTGCACCACTACATTCTCTGTAGAGTCGAAAATAACGCTCACTCATCCGTTCTATCGCGATATTATCAATTCGGCTGGTATTGGTCAACATTTGTTTTTCTCTCTCAAAATATGTCGTGAACAGCGTTATAGGCCTTACAGGCGCATGACACATACACACACTATGCTTGTGTGTGTTGTCTATACAATGAAATACATGAGTGTCAGGAAAATActatacaggctgctcgggagtatttttcataactctagggttatattgtttaaaaaaagtaattaaaaatgttcaaagaacatgtgttctcaaattaatattttcggaggaaataatatttcttttgtaaatagatcttgaaATGTGTACCTTacacgcatccttataattatgacgtagtcaaagtttaaagctttaaaatgcaaggttagttaaaggcgtgtgttacgtcgatatatatgtataatcaaTCACCCTGTAATATCGttgaaggataacatcgtgaggaaacctgcataccagagaattatcttaattctctgcgtgtgtgaagtctgccaatccgcattgggccagcgtggtggactattggcctaactcctctcattctgagaggagactcgagctcagcagtgagccgaatatgggttgacgacgacgacgacgacgacccTGTataataacctaacctaacccaacccTGCGATTTAACTCTGTGCCTGCtaatataaaatgatattttgtcagGCGTGATGACTCTCCAACGTCGCCTGTCCGGCATGGAGCGTGACCTGGCCGCTATCCAGGCGCGCATCACGTCTCTGGAGAACGAAGCCAGCGCCGTGGAGGACGAGCATCCCGAGGAGGCGCGCCTCATCCGCGAGAGGATCCACACCATCACCGACAACTGGGACCAGCTCACGCAGATGGTGAGACTTCACTTTCTTAGTCCAAGCTGTCAATCAGCTCTTTGCTTATGGGGAGTATATAGCAACTAATAGACGCCGCGctttttcacccgcgtggttcccgttcccgcaggagtacggtgataaaaaatagcctatagccttccatttgtcaagttattataataaaacaatttaatcaTGAAAGACCTTCAACAATATTGGGGAATCAAAAATGAAAGGGAGTTTATcctatttctaataataaataagaattgATCAGAATAgaaattatgataaatgggctatctaacactgaaagaattcttcatatcggaccagttcctgagattagcgcgtttgagcaaaacaaactcttcagctttgtaatattagcatagatatgctgagctgggagctttttctaggttatgtcaCATATTGCAGGGTATTGTTCTGGTGCTCACAACaaatatgatgacgatgatactATGGACTTGAATTACACCCAAATTCATCAATCAatcgtggtcgccattccacatATTGGGATATCGATCGATGCAGCTGCTTGTAAGGCAAACGTCCATCAGTTTCTCCAATCATTTGTATGTGCCCCATTAGTAAGAACCTCCGTTTTCTTATATTGATttgatacataataatataacccTTTTCATCTATCAGCTCAAAGAACGCGACTCGAAGTTGGAAGAGGCGGGAGACTTGCACCGGTTCTTGCGGTCAGTGGACCACTTCCAGGCCTGGCTCACCAAAACCCAGACCGACGTCGCTTCCGAAGGTAAGTGATCAGTTTGCGTGATATTTTacatcaatcaattaatttatgtGTGCTCAACCAACAGCAATTTGTGACAACAATGATATGAACAATATAATATGCGCCAAACTTCAAGGGTTTTCTGAAGGCACAAACCAAactatagttaataatataacttCGCTAGGACATGATTAATTTTTGTCAGGAGCTTATAAACTAGTGGagattacaatacaaaaatCGAAGTCGAAAGAAATGGCCATGAATTACGTAATTTTTATAGTCctgcccttttctattcctTTATACCGTTACGCTTCGTGTTCAGAGCGGCCCCAAAATTTGGCGCACACTaccataattaattttattagcctaacaaaatttattaacttCGGCATGACTTCATAATATAAAGAGCAATAATTCTTCAATAGATATACCAGCAAGCTTGCCGGAGGCAGAGAAGTTGCTGTCTCAACACCAGACCATCAAGGAAGAGATCGACAATTACAAGGACGAGTACGCCAAGATGATGGAGTATGGAGAGAAGATTACTGCGGTAAGTTTCTTCATCTATCTCAATTTTCTAAATGGtctttcaattaattttaattcttcTTAAGTTCAGAATTTGACAACAACAATGTACTACAAATTGTGGTAAGCCTGTGAAGTTTTGTAAATTATGCAAAAGTAGATTATGTGATTCAAACGTCCTATTTTTACGATTTAGTCCAAGTTTGGTGACATCACATACATACAAGTAacaattactagcggacccggtcaagcttcgctttgacttatgtgcacttcttccctatccctacccaatCTCAACtcacaattttattaaatttaaataacttaaagaAAAATGAATTATTACTGAGGTTGATGATGCCCATTACAGAAATAGCATTCTTGGAtcgaatttagaaattaaaagtcCAACAATGCAATACTGCTATCTACCTTAGTGCATTTACATGatagaataatttaaaactactttCGAAGACTAAATTGCATATCTCCTTAAAGTCACTGATATTAATTTGATACAATCTTTATCAGGATCCATCAACACAAGACGATCCTCAGTACATGTTCCTGCGCGAGCGTTTGAAGGCTCTGCGCGAGGGTTGGGCGGAGCTGCAGCAGATGTGGGAGAACCGCCAGCAGCTGCTGACTCAGAGCCTGGAGCTGCAGCTGCTGCAGCGCGACGCCAGGCAGGCTGAAGTGCTGCTGTCTCACCAGGAACACAGGTAAGTCATCATCAACCTAATTTTAAAGATCCAGGAGAGCCAGACCTCTCCCAAAACTTGAGGGGATTTGGCAGAAGCTGCTGACACAGAATTTGGagtagttcccatttccgtaagaatacggggataaaacaaagctttccattggtggaagaattttgaaaatcgggtTAGTAGTTTTGGAGGAAATCATGAGAGGCTTACGGAACTCTGTAACTTCATCAACGTGTAAACCGTGGGCTGTTATTGACAATTACttgaaatgaagaaaaaaaaaacaaatattatacctattttcCTAAACCAGGACCACATGATCCATAGTCAAATACCCTAATTAATGGATTAGAGAagagagtaaaaaaatatcaaagtcACATTAATGTATGATCTTTAAAGCACTCTCGACAGGAGCTGCACTAATGTTCGTTTAATATGATTTTATCCACAGGCTTGCTAAGGCTGAACCACCGGCAAACTTGGAGCAGGCCGAAAATACTATCAAGGAACACGAGGCCTTCTTAACCACCATGGAAGCTAACGACGACAAGATCAACTCGGTCGTACAGTTCGCCAACCGCCTCGTCGAAGAGAGACATTTCGACGCCGACAAGATCCAACGCAAGGCCGAAAGCATCAGAGGAAGGCGAGATTCGAACAGAGATAAGGCGCTGCAACAAATGGAGAAACTCCAGGATCAACTCCAACTACATCAATTCCTCCAAGATTGCGACGAGTTAGCCGAATGGGTGCAAGAAAAGAATCTGACCGCTCAAGACGATACTTACCGCTCGGCCAAAACTATCCACTCAAAATGGACGCGTCATCAAGCATTCGAGGCTGAAATCGCGGCTAACAAGGAACGCCTGTTCGCAGTACAGAACGCAGCTGAAGAGCTCATGAAACAGAAGCCGGAGTTCGTTGAGATCATTTCACCCAAGATGCACGAACTCCAAGACCAATTCGAGAACCTCCAAACGACGACCAAGGACAAGGGCGAGCGTCTCTTCGACGCCAACCGCGAGGTTCTCCTCCACCAGACTTGCGACGACATCGACTCGTGGATGAACGAGCTCGAGAAGCAAATCGAGAACACAGACACCGGCACTGATCTGGCATCTGTGAACATTCTGATGCAGAAGCAACAGATGATAGAGACTCAGATGGCGGTGAAAGCCAAGCAAGTGACAGAACTGGAAACCCAGGCGGAGTACCTGCAGAAGACAGTGCCCGACAAGATGGAGGAGATCAAAGAGAAGAAGAAGTTGGTGGAGAACCGTTTCGAGCAGTTGAAAGCGCCTCTGCTGGATCGCCAGCGTCATTTGGCCAAGAAGAAGGAGGCGTTCCAGTTCCGTCGCGATGTCGAGGATGAGAAGTTGTGGATCCACGAGAAGATGCCGTTGGCGACCAGCACCGATTACGGAAACTCCTTGTTCAATGTGCAAATGCTCCAGAAGAAGAACCAGTCGCTGAAGACGGAGACCGATAACCACGAGCCGCGGATACTGACGGTCATCTCCAACGGACAGAAGCTGATCGACGAGGGACACGAAGATGCGCCCGAATTTAAAAAGCTTATTGACGAACTCACCGCGCGGTGGCGAGAACTTAAAGGTATGTTTAAtgagtataattttcttttcaagAAAAATTCAAATCTCCATTAGTTTTGTATCTCAATGAATAGTAATAATTTACGAACATAACCATAATAGAATAAAACAAGTGCAGTAGTAACATTGTAAACTTACTAGGGTGGATCCAATCACTATATTgctatgtaaataatattttatgaaataaatacttgTGTGATAAAATCTACACTCTTCCTACTTGGCACTTCGGATTTTTCCGTAATTTCACAGTTTAACCAACTCAATATAACGCCTTGGACATGGACTGGCTGCCTATCGTCTCGAGCCATTCAGTatactttgtatgaaactccATACTTCAAAGCATACCACGATATGTATGTGTCCGAGGCGATATATGTGTTTTGTTGTCCTTTAAGTTGTAATCCCGATAAAACATTGAAAAGGTATCTCAAAAGTATTGCATTTGCAGATGCCATCGACCAAAGGAAAGACAATCTGTCCCAATGGGAGAAAGCTCAACAGTACCTCTTCGACGCAAACGAAGCGGAGGCGTGGATGAGTGAACAGGAGCTGTACATGATGGTGGAGGATCGCGGCAAGGACGAGATCTCCGCGCAGAACCTGATGAAGAAGCACGAGATCCTGGAGCAGGCAGTGGATGACTACGCGCAGACCATCCGACAGCTGGGAGAGACTGTCCGCCAACTGACCAGCGAGGAACATCCTTTGAGGTAATTCGAAACCTTATTTGGCTCATCAACCGATATTTTTTCAGACATGTAGAAGGGACTGCCGGTCAACTGACGAGTGAAAAACATCCTCTGAGATAATTTAAGTTGAAAACGCATTAGCCGATTTTTGGGAGAGAATATTTGGAATCTTTGGGTGGAAAAATTCacaatttcaattcaaaattcactTTATAATGTAGAGGAGGTTTAGTATTACAGCTTTTTAGTACTAATAGTCTCTGTTCTACAttgggacagacagacagacagacagtataAGGGTTCATTGTtgactatggaaccctaaaaaccttTCCAAACAATTCTAATGATGCCTTTACGTCAATATTATGACAGATTATatagaactagcagacgccacgcacTTTCACCTGCGTAGTCCCGTCcctttaggaatacggggataaaatatagctcacAGCACCCCGGGATAGTGTATCTTCCCAAAAGCCAGACAATTTGATATCtcaaatacttaaattaatattaaataatttcttcCAATAGCGAACAAATCTCCGTGAAGCAGTCGCAAGTGGACAAACTGTACGCGGGTCTCAAAGACCTGGCCGGCGAGAGACGCGCCAAGCTCGACGAGGCGTTGCGGCTGTTCCAGCTGTCGCGCGAGGTGGACGACCTGGAGCAGTGGATCACGGAGAGGGAGCTGGTCGCCAGCTCGCAGGAGCTGGGACAGGACTACGACCATGTCACAGTGAGTGTAAAGACATAAAATCCTTTAAGTAGCTCGCGACCTCGTCGTAACGTCGTGGTTCGGTAGAACCCTGAATCACTATAGTttaaactgtaatataaatattactatGGAATCTATCTATTGATAAAAAccccattaaaatccgttgcgtagtttaaaAGATTGAGCATATAGAGCAAAAGCTGTTTTTGTTTGCACACTATGCCaagattcaaaataaaaatatttggtaCAGTTTATGATATCTAGCTTTGTTTTCGGGATGGTCTAGGTGTGAAGCCCAACTTAATTCTATATTTACTAAATTTACTCAGATCTTCTCTGGTCTATGGCCTATGCTTTGgaagtggctagttaccctcgGTGGGCGATTACGACTTGCACTTGTCCGTATTTGTATCTTATTTGATgtctattgtattattttaacaaactaAATCTAAAGTTATGGTCAATTGTTGTAGTTGCTATGGGAGAGGTTCAAGGAGTTTGCGCGCGAGACGCAAGCGGTGGGCGCCGAGCGTGTGGCCACGGCCGAGAGGATCGCCGACCAGATGATCGCCATGGGCCACTCGGACAACGCCACCATCGCGCAGTGGAAGGAGGGCCTGCGCGAGACCTGGCAGGACCTGCTGGAACTGATTGACACCAGGACACAGGTTAGGACAAACGTACATATTATTTGCTTCGTTCCCCTAGTAAAAAAAAGACCACAACCAAGCATTAAACACACGTTTCCACACTATTAGAATTGTTtgaaacgctccgtttgtaagggatttgttacagtgacgtcatgaaacagttgaaatataccGTCATGGGCGAGAggtgttttggctcgtattatcaaaaatacatttattaacaaaaaagttcATGTAATCActattcaaaaaatatgaaaaaaatatttttaatctatagtccacaactttaggctttttacacaaccatatcacttctcaaaaaggttcttttagggcgacacttttcgtttcgattcacatacattgtatttttaataataagctttacggctctgggttctaacccttttgagcccggattcacaaacaataaattaattatctcggaccaataatagaaggacctacctcgcaagacgttacctctctgtcaaagaatcaacgatatatctatatagagcggggcatttagaagtgtttgtaaaatcgactgggatagttgagcggctaacgcgtgtaaaaaaactaacaaacgcgttagattgttcgattgtatcgatgtttcattgttgtaatcgttttcgtcgtctaaaaaactccctaaatattccggtttgtgtagtaagtagttcaatggcataaaaaacggccaacaacttctaattcagtaaaagatgacgtgacgttcaatttgaaaatatttctattttatttttgttattctttacatgttagcccttgatttcagtctcacctgatggtaagtgattatgcaatctaagatggatggtatgatttctacacgacatcataccggaacgctaaatcgcttagcgatacgttttgtaggtagggtggtaaccagccagacctggcacaattaagaaattctcaatcggcccagccggggatcgaacctaggtcctccgtcttgtaaatccaccgcgcgtaccagtgcgccacggaggtcgtcaaaaacataattataatttataataaatttgtaataaaaacaatatctaaaagaaaaatcgattctattcttctaacgaacgaacgaacagaacatcaatccattaatttaacgttctgtgtacagattatattattcttgttaaatattttattatttattcttgttaaatattttcaatgactgagtttacctcgtccctttcaaaaaacgacagacaattttgttgctgcatttgggtgcgatgcatttccatttctaattcctctatgttaaatatatagagtttgcacaaaaacaatacaaacgacataaaaagaacccaagcagacatgagtcacaaaccattatgaaaaataaagatattgagtattattaaatgtgcatttataaaattaaataataactttaataatttttataaatgtcgtattttcatatcaaaagaagatgttttcttttattttaatgtgaattttacctttcatttattgcagaaataccctatactatgattaattttttgattttgtgttattaagtgaaagaagatttgacatttcacacacacacacttcacagcacaaaacactactttatttgttgtctgtgactaatactcctacctcacagtattcgttaactaaatccagactgttgggcgtattttcttcctttgtaatttttattatttcgttttgttctcgtttcgttgttgttgttaattattgtttatttgttgtttgtttttcgcgcgtatcttgtatgtattatttattacctcatatcttcgaaaccgctgaacggatttacgtaattcagatatccttagatttgttttaataacccaagtgttcttagataggtgaaattaaaaaaaaaccaacaagacgactgtgagatgctatagaatcgaggtgattttttttaaatattgcaacaagggaatcaaattcaagggctttttgtgagaatttcaaaatggtatataatggccaaaaaaaaactacaattagaaaaacgttatttattaattgtatatacataatacgcgaggcggacgactataaggtttatgaagtgtagttataaaataccttaaatagactaaattaaatatattgattataaaactcgacatgtgcgagtcggattcgcccaccgagggttccgtagatttttttgaatatttacttatcctcgattggacgtagg
This sequence is a window from Bicyclus anynana chromosome 16, ilBicAnyn1.1, whole genome shotgun sequence. Protein-coding genes within it:
- the LOC112046693 gene encoding spectrin beta chain isoform X2, giving the protein MTTDISVSRWDPSIGHGQEIIDDFEYDGGNSSSRLFERSRIKALADERESVQKKTFQKWVNSHLVRVGCRISDLYVDMRDGKMLIKLLEVLSGERLPRPTKGKMRIHCLENVDKALQFLREQRVHLENMGSHDIVDGNARLNLGLIWTIILRFQIQDITIEETDNKETKSAKDALLLWCQMKTAGYNNVNVRNFTTSWRDGLAFNAIIHKHRPDLIQFEKLHRSNQIQNLNNAFNVAEEKLGLTKLLDAEDIAVEHPDEKSIITYVVTYYHYFSKMKQETVQGKRIGKVVGIAMENEKMMHEYETLTSDLLQWIERTIEALGDRTFANSLEGVRQQLIQFANYRTVEKPPKFVEKGNLEVLLFTLQSRMRAANQKPYTPREGRMIHDINRAWERLEKAEHERELALREELIRQEKLEQLAARFNRKAQMRETWLSENQRLVSQDNFGFDLAAVEAAAKKHEAIETDIFAYEERVQAVVAVCSELQAERYHDMERVCARRDNVLRLWAYLLELLRARRARLELSLHLQQNFQEMLYILDSMEEIKMRLLTDDYGKHLMGVEDLLQKHALVEADINVLGERVKVVVGHSQRFLEQEEGGYRPCDPAITVERIQQLENAYAELVHLAVERRKRLEDSRKLWQFYWDMADEENWIKEKEQIVSVDDIGHDLTTVYLLISKHKALEADMQAHEPQLMRVAAVGDELISQGHFGADRIQDRLRDILSQWNHLLDVVSLRKNRLDAAVRYHQLFADADDIDNWMLDTLRLVSSEDTGVDEAQVQSLLKKHKDVTDELKHYANVIQQLKQQASELSPEDANSGEVRERLAAIDARHGELAELARLRKQRLLDALSLFKLLAEADAADQWIAEKDRMLDTMLPPKDIDDVEIMKHRYDGFDKEMNANASRVAVVNQLARQLIHVEHPQAPAIQERQAELNNAWSTLREKAEGKKDELKSAQGVQTFYIECRETVSWIEDKKRILQQTDNLEMDLNGVMTLQRRLSGMERDLAAIQARITSLENEASAVEDEHPEEARLIRERIHTITDNWDQLTQMLKERDSKLEEAGDLHRFLRSVDHFQAWLTKTQTDVASEDIPASLPEAEKLLSQHQTIKEEIDNYKDEYAKMMEYGEKITADPSTQDDPQYMFLRERLKALREGWAELQQMWENRQQLLTQSLELQLLQRDARQAEVLLSHQEHRLAKAEPPANLEQAENTIKEHEAFLTTMEANDDKINSVVQFANRLVEERHFDADKIQRKAESIRGRRDSNRDKALQQMEKLQDQLQLHQFLQDCDELAEWVQEKNLTAQDDTYRSAKTIHSKWTRHQAFEAEIAANKERLFAVQNAAEELMKQKPEFVEIISPKMHELQDQFENLQTTTKDKGERLFDANREVLLHQTCDDIDSWMNELEKQIENTDTGTDLASVNILMQKQQMIETQMAVKAKQVTELETQAEYLQKTVPDKMEEIKEKKKLVENRFEQLKAPLLDRQRHLAKKKEAFQFRRDVEDEKLWIHEKMPLATSTDYGNSLFNVQMLQKKNQSLKTETDNHEPRILTVISNGQKLIDEGHEDAPEFKKLIDELTARWRELKDAIDQRKDNLSQWEKAQQYLFDANEAEAWMSEQELYMMVEDRGKDEISAQNLMKKHEILEQAVDDYAQTIRQLGETVRQLTSEEHPLSEQISVKQSQVDKLYAGLKDLAGERRAKLDEALRLFQLSREVDDLEQWITERELVASSQELGQDYDHVTLLWERFKEFARETQAVGAERVATAERIADQMIAMGHSDNATIAQWKEGLRETWQDLLELIDTRTQMLAASRELHKYFHDCKDTLQRVNEKARGVSEELGRDAVSVGVLQRKHHNFMQDLSTLQQQVEAISAECARLGASYAGDKAAEITRREAEVAEAWRALQATCAARRAKLEDADHLYRFLNMVRDLTLWMDDVVRSMNTGEKPRDVSGVELLMNNHQSLKAEIETREDNFTSCIGLGRELLGRQHYASPDIRDKLLQLTNQRNALLRRWEERWENLQLILEVYQFARDAAVAEAWLIAQEPYLMSQELGHTIDEVESLIKKHEAFEKSAAAQEDRFSALQRLTTLEKNAATLWPTEQPWENCDESSFVLQPPPPSKKFSPLSNHKSLPEQCSYSTRPIADVVCEIISTKSLQLEICN